The following is a genomic window from Carcharodon carcharias isolate sCarCar2 chromosome 30, sCarCar2.pri, whole genome shotgun sequence.
GCCAGCAGCCTGGTGCTGACGGACTTCGCTGGGCACATCATCCCGGGCGCACTGGTCCTCCGGCTCTACTCCGAGGGAATAGACAGTGAGGGTCCTATGTGCCAGTTTTTGGGGAGCTGCTTGGTGTTTTTTGGCTTGTGCCCGCTCTTCCTGGGTTGCATCATGGCAATTGAGCGCTGCGTGGGTGTGACTAGGCCCCTGCTCCATTCGGCGGTGGTGACTTCCACCAGGACTAAGCTAACGGTTGTCGGCCTCTGGCTGGTGGCTGGTTTTGTCGCTTTTCTGCCCTTCATGAGCTTTGGAAGTTATGGCGTCCAGTGGCCAAGGACATGGTGCTTCATCAGTGTGGGCCCCAACCCCCTCTGGACCGACTACGCCTTTACCCTGCTTTTCTCATTCCTGGGAGTGATGGCCCTTTTAATATCTTTGATCTGCAACACCATCAGCGGAGTGACACTCATCCAGGCCAGgattaaaaagcagaattttaACCGGAGGACCAAATCCCACGACATTGAAATGgttgtacagctgattgggataaTGATGGTCTCGTGCATCTGCTGGAGCCCTCTGCTGGTGAGCATTGGCATTGTCATTCAGCACTCTACAAAATACTTCAAAGTTAGCTTGTGACCCAACAGGCTCTCTTTAATAAATtactgcaacaacttgcatttatatagcacctgtaatGCACTAAAACGTACTACAACCCTACAACAGAGGTTTTATCAGACTAAAATTGACACTGAGTTACAGAAGGCGACCAAAGAGGGAGGTTCttgtcttaaaggagagagagagagaaagagagagacagaggcagagaggaaaaaagagggaattccagagcctagggcctaggcagctgaaggcacggccggcAATGAGTGATGAAAATCGGCGGATGctcgagaggccagaattagagcaacATAGAGACCTTGGAGGTCTGAAGTAAGTTGCAGAGATAGACGGTGGCCAGGGTAGTGTTGAGTAACCACGAGAGACGAAAGGCCAGAGAAgattgttttgtttattttaaatgttaaCTGTAGTGAAGAGATCAGTTAGACACCCACACATGAGATATTCATGGACTAACATCAGCCCCAGTAATTTTTAGGCTTGTATTATAAGTAGTTTCATCTTTGGTTTAGATTATCTATAAGATAGGctgggaggaggtttgtgtggagcatatAGTTGGGCCGAATGTACCATACATTCTGGGTAATTCCTATGCTATTCAATAACGCATTCACTTTGCTTGACCTCAGGTAATTGTTGGTTTAAATCGAATCCAGAATGTTAAGGAAGACGGCTGGTCAAGTTTCCTTGGGGTCCGCATGGCTTCCTGGAATCAGATTCTCGATCCCTGGGTCTATATCCTGCTCCGACGTGCAGTGCTAAGGAAAATTTACAAAATGTTCGTAAGGAAGACTGACTTCAATAAGAGCAAGTTCGACCGCTGGGAGGTCAGCTCTTTTCAGAGTTCTGAGCGCAGTGTCGTCAACAGGTTTTGAACGAGGGCTGGAAAGGATATTTGAAGGGATTGGTCATGAATCCAGAGGGGCCTGGTTCAATGGCTGGACCAGAAGACCCCTTCAAAGGCTGCTTTGGATGGGCAAGATGCGGAGATGGCACTAGAGGAAGGGGATTGGTTGGAAAAGGACTTGATCCCTCAGGGGGATCTTTGCAGCTGTTGGCTGGCAGTTTTCATAAACAAATGATCCCTTTAACCCATTGGGATCCTACTCAGATCAACGAATCTTGTGGATTGAGAAATTCAGTCTGAAATAGATTTAATATACCTCAAGTTACAGAGGACTGGATCCGATCTATAGTCAGCAGCATCGGCAGCTAGTAGATGGAATGATGCACGTAACCAGATCAAAATCCTTCTGGTTTAATATATTGCAATGAAGTGACCCATCCCTTTGTCTTTAGTTGATGTGAACAACACTCGAGCATCAACAAGGTTCCTTTTTGTGTTAAATGGGATTTGGGGAGGGCGACTATGTGTTAGTGACAGGTTAGGAAGGGCCTTGAAGCAGTGACTGATCCTAAACGCCAGTAACTTGATGGGAAAGTGAGTGCAGGGAAGGCCACCTGCTCACAGGCTGAGAGTTCAAAGTTGTTCTGGTTCCCCTCAAATCAGCCAGGCTACATTATGCTGCTGTCCGGTTGGAGGGAACCCCTTTCCCTGAGCAAAGCCAATCCCTGGAGTAAAAGACAGCCTGCAGGGCGATTCCCCACGCAACATTCTCCTGGCTGTTTCACTTGGTGGGGTGGAGAGTTTTCAGGCGTCTCCACAGGATCTCATGTgaaaggggaagaggggggagtaACGAATAAGCATCGAgtgtaaaaacaaaacaaaaaaaaaaaatcctgtccaGCACATGGAAAAAAAGCAGAAAGAAGCAGAGCGTGTAACTGCAGCAAGGGCAGCTAAACCACCACCAGCTGGAGAAAGTAGTTAACAATATCACATTGGCATTCTGCATGCAATGCTGTTTAGTGTTGTAACTGTGCGACAAAGAATTCCCAGgcttttgtgtctgttttcaggGGACAATGTAACAGTGGCTGTGCTAGAGTTCCCCAAAATCAAAAAGATTGCAACACCGGGGTTTTACATCCAATGTTAGTAATCCTCTCCTGGGTTTAGCTATTAGCATGAATTGAGGCAGAAGCACTGAACAGGTCTGTTTCATTGCTGGAGCTACAATAGTTTTTGAAGTTTTGTTGGAATTCTGTCCTTTGCTGTGACTGTTCTTGAATTTTCTGCCCCCTGTTGTACACCTTCAGTTGCTGGGTAATTGTTTGGATGTTCATGAGTAGTTTTTTAAAGAAATATCTTCCCGTGCTTTTTAGCTCCAACACCTCTTTGCATTGTGCAAACtctcctgtaaatgaataagcCCTAGACAGGCTTTGCTCCGCTCTGGTCTGTGACCATGGCTACTGGGAGATGGATGCGTGGGGGCCAAGGTTACTCTCTCCATCGGGGAACCTGTCCATGAGCTTGACTCGTGTCCTTCCATTGAGGTGTCCCCAATGACCCAAATCCGAGTAGAGTTTGGGATGAGGTAGGAGCTTCACATGAGCAATGCAGACGGGTTAAAAACTCTGATGTATCTGGGTCTGCCGAAGATAATTGTGACTCCCTAATGCTTCGTGACGCATACACTCCCCACTCCAACTCATCTTGCGGAGATCTCTTGAAGGAAGATAAAAACCAAGAACAATTTGGGAATTCCCTCTCCTACACAGGCGAATAAAACCATCACACTGGCCATGAACTCCCTGGAGTAGTTTTGTAAGAGGTGATGTCCAGATGTACTTCCGCCTGTTAATGTTTGAAGCAACACAATAATATAGCCAAATAGCTTAAAACCTTACCTTGTCACCCCGTTGCTAATATCAGCTTTAGTAACCTCCATTCATTGGTTCTGCTATCTGGGTCCAATGACATTAAATCCTTTAACTTGCAGAAACCTTCAATAAGAGGTGCTTTTGCGCATGATAGCATAAGGGACAGCAACCTTCTCATCCTTAttaaaagaccataagacgtaggagcagaaattaggccattcggcccatcgagtctgctctgccattcaatcatggctgataagtttctcaaccccattctcccgccttctcccaataacctttgatccccttaccaatcaagaacctatctatctcggtcttaaatacactcaatgacctggcctctacagccttctgtggcaatgaattccataaattcaccactctctggctaaagaagtttctcctcatctctgttctaaaaggtcttccctttactctgaggctgtgccctcgggtcctaatctctgctactaatggaaacatcttccccacgtccactctatccaggcctttcagtattccgtaagtttcaatcagatcccccctcatccttctaaactccatcgagtgtagacccagagtcctcaaacgttcctcctatgttaagcctttcattcctgggatcaggaaCACCTTTACCAATTATTTGTCATatgctgaatgttcccatgaTAAAGcacaccctcctccacatcccttTAAGAGTTATGGAAGGGAGGCAGGCAActggagttaggatacaggtcAGTCACGATCTACCTGAATGGTGGAAGAGCCTGgggaggcctcctcctgttcctatgcaccCTCCCTACCACACAGTTAATAACATTGACCGCGTGTGTCCATTTACTTTGGGAGtaatggaacagtgtgaacagGCCACAGGCCAAAAACAACCTGCTCTATGCAACATATCAAACACaggtttttctttcttttcagcTCTGTAAATATGGTGGCTGAGGAGCGATTTGACAAAAGGTCTTTAATCTTATGAAGGAGTTTAATAGGGTAGATGTGGGGAAGTCCAAAACCAGGAGCCAGCAATAGGAAGATAGTCACTAGTAAACCCAATTCAGGGGAAAATtcggagtggtgagaatgtggaactcgctgtcacagggaatggttgaggtgaataggtTAAATACATCCAAGGGGCAACTGGATgaacacacgagggagaaaggaataggaggatttAGAGATAGAGTCAGAGTAATTTATGCCACAGGAAGCCAGTCAGCCCATTGAATCAGTGCTGGCTCTCCGCAGAACAAGCCAGTaagtccccctcccctctcttgaTTCGCGTAGCCCCTACAGGTTCATGACTCATTATATGAATGATTCAAATTAATATAATTATAATTAATTATAAAGGATCATTACAATTATGACCACATAAATTTTAAATAAACTTGATAAACGCTTAACTCGCAATTGACAAATTGGGCCAATCTGATGTGCTGACAGGGTGAGGTGAGAAAAGAgtgggaggatgatcctttggagcgtaaacaccagcatggggcagaagggctgaatggccagtttctgtggTGTAGGTTGGGTGTAAAGTTCCTCGACGCACACAATAGGCCCCTCAGCGTCTGATAAAGTTGGGCCAATGGCTCATTTTGGCAAAGGACCTCGACACAAAACAATAACATCTCTTTCTCACGGTAGGTGTCAGCCATCCCTGCCCTGTGTTGATTTTAAGGTTTTGCAATGCAGTTTCTTTCCTCCCTCTTTCCGTTTGGTACCTCACATTTTGAGGGAAGCAAACACTCCGCAATGTTTTCCTTCACCATACGCCAGAAAGGACACTGACCCTTGAGGCTGGAGGGTATGTTGTACATTGCTGCCTGACAGAACTGCTCAGCCCAGGCAACAAGCATAGGAATTGTCATTAAATCACTAAAAAAAAACATACTTTGCTTCTAAGTCAGAAGatagtgggttcaagtcccattccagaaccttaaGCACAAACATCCAGGTTGACACTCCCAGTagggcactgagggagtactgcgctgtccgaggtgctgcctttcggatgagacgttaagtattcctgtgccttctcaggtggatgtaaacgatcccatggcacaaagtcaaaggagagcaggggagccctcccctgatgtcctggtcaatacttatcccGGAATCATTGTCTTtaaatacagattatctggttgtttatcacattgctgcttgtgggagctttctgtgtgcaagTAGAGTGCCGCAGTTCCTACAGTACAACAGGTCAAAAGTATctctttggctgtaaagtgctttgggacttcctgaggtcgtggaaggcgctatagaaatgttACTTCCTTCCTCCCCTTTCCTAATGTGACAATGTTGACATTACCTCACGCATCCCAGCTCCATGAGgtaggggggcagggggtggaggcAGCTTAACATCCTCTGCAAGGGGCtagatttaaaaaaacaaaaatataaatgCACTGACTACTTTCTAGAAGATTCCAAAAAACAGCACCTGTCAAGAATGTGATACGTTATCTGAAGGGGTTACGTCTTAAGCTACAGCAACTGTTGATGGTGAACTCCTTAATTCATTGCACTTTACTTTGCAAATGGCACTTCAGTGAAACATATATTATATATTTGCTAAGATCCCAGTACTGTTTATTCTTTGTGCACTTATTCAAGAATACAGTTTATCTGAAAGAATTTTAAATATATGTGTATGAAATGAATGTATTTAAGAATTATTGTAATTTTTGAGCTACTTATTTTTGTATTGTGGCCTTTTTAGTTAGCGCTTTGAGATGTAATTGAATAAAAATAGATGTTCATCATTCAATTTGCCTTTAATATTCAACTTgcatggtggtgggggagggggcaagggagggaaagggttggggggaggtaggTGAGGCGGGGGGGCAGGGGTAGGTGAAGTGTGGGGTTAAGTGAGGCGAGGGGGCAGGGGTAGGTGAAGTGTGGGGTTAGGTAAGGCGAGGGGGCAGTtgagagggtaggtgaggtgtggGGGGCAAGGATGAGTGGGTATtgtggagaggagggggtgggtagaggggatGGCTTTAACAAGGAAGTGAGGGGAGGATGGTTGGGGGGGTAGGtatggaggggggggagggaaatgggaaCATGGGAGGAGTGAGTGGAGGGTGgtgtgagaggaggagggggttaTTGGAGggtaattgtgtttaattataatGATCTGACCATCACTCTGTGGGTTAGTTAAGGGTCTTTCTCTGCCTGTCAGATTTAGACGTTTATATCTTTCACTATTGCCTCTGAGCACTGCCTCTGAAGCTTGGAGACTCGTGTGACTAACATCTCCCACTCAAAGGGCTCTGTTCAGCTGAATTTGACAGGTGATCGACAGGTCCCGATGGGGCTCAGTCTGGGAACAGCCGGCCCTGATTCCGAAGCTGCTTTGATGAACACCAGCTTGGCCTTAGCAATGGGAAGGCCGAGGAACACAGGGTCGTTCAGGTGGGCTGGGCTAATCTTACAGTCACAAAGCTGCTTTATGTTTATTGAGTGATTTTGAAGTAAAGTTCAGCACCTTTATTATCCTTTTAAGTCACagcagatgagtttttttttaacctaacATGTCTCAGCAAGATGTGATTTATAGACTTTATATATGTTTTATAAATGTATACAACTTCATCTCATAATCCAAAatgaaattaaacttaaactttaaattgCAAACGTGTGTAATAAAACCATCAAACTTCACAATACAGGTTAGTTTGATTGAAAAGGTTATTTAACAGCTTGAGAGACAATCTTCACAAACTggttgggatggagagaggaagtggaggggtgagagagagaaagtgtctgAAGGAAAGAGCGAAAGAAAGgaggggtgcgagagagagtgtatggaggggtgacagagtgtgagggtgagaggatgttaagagagagagagagagaaaaagagtgtgtgtgtgtgtgtgtgtgtgtgtggaggagtgtgactgaaaggagggtgtgagagagtgagtgtgtagaggggtgagagagagtaagagagggagaTCGAGAGGAGGGGTAAGAGAAAAagatagagaatgtgtgtggggggtgagagagatagaggggaggggtgtgtgacagaaagagagagagagagtggagggggggagagattggagggaaggagggatgggGAGCAGAATAGGAAGGATAGTGTTGGAAAAGaatgggaaggggtgaggggggagggagacaggaaatttggaaagagagaaggaggaagCAAAAGTGAAGAGGTGAGGAAAAGGGacgcaagagggagggaggaacaggAAATGGTGGGATAGGAaaaggagggagtggaggggagggacaGCAGGGCGTCTACTCATGAAGCAGCTGGTACAGCCCATTCCTAACTTTTGGTAGGTCACAGTTTGCAAACTGTTCAAAAATGTGATTCTGAAAATCAATGGGCTCTCTAACTGTTGTCCCGTCAAATTTCTGATTTTCAATGTCCTTCTGTGAGGAGATAAAAATATTTCCAAAAGATGCCAGAGTTAATGTGACACCAACAGACAATGCCCAGGCAGGATATCACCTGAGGTAATGAGCTGAGATCAACTGTAACCGTCTCAACAGCAGCACGAGGGCCTTTTAAACTCTTTCAAGTTTGTGGGGGCAGAGTTCAAGCTGGTTATGTTCCTGACTAGAGAGCAATATTGGTTCATTTATATAAATCGCAAGCTTTTGGTACAGACTTTGCTGTTCTGATTTAGGATTCATCTGTCAGTCAAAGAGGCAACAGGACTCCAGGACCACACTGGACAAACCAGTGAGTGAGAAATATAAGAACCAACAGACAGAGTTTCTTGGCCTTTGAGAATTCCATCTTCAAGATCTAAGTCCTTCTCTATTAGCTTCCACTGGATTGGAGTTTCCACCAATATCAGCTTCCTTCCAACAAGTAGGTAAACACCAATCTCCAATATGGGAGCTTAGGCAGCAAGCAGTGGGCAGGCAATTCGCCAGTGGAAGGCTTCACAGCCTGGGTCTTAGCCAACCTTGCGGGGTTGAACTTTACAGGAATTACTAGGGTGCGGCCCAGAGCGGGACGGACTTTTCTCTTTCCTGATCCATCCGGTACTGAGGCCAATGGGAAGAGCCCCAGTTGGTGGGATCGGTTGACTCAGCAGTGACCGAACCACAGGAAGTGGCGCTCTCAGAGAGAGCCCCCTCAGGAACCAGTCCGAATACCTGCACTATCAGTCTGACAAAGTATTGATTCTTCAAATCTTCTCAGGGTAAGAGGTCGGccgtttagggctgagatgaagggaaattacttcactcaaaaagGGTTGagagtctatggaattctctaccccagagggttgtggacgttccatcgttgaatatatttaaggctgagatagacagatctttggtctttcagggaatcgaggggtatgggggtgggggggtggatgggaaggcggagttgaagcccaaggtcaaccatgattgtattgaatgggggAGAAAGCTCGACAGGTCATATGGTCAACTCCGGCTCCTATCTCTGTgttttatggggaaaaggtaggggagAGGGACTAGCTAAGATGctcctgcagagagctggcacaggcttgatgggctgaatggcctcctatccCCCTAGCCATTCTCTGACACTGTCGGGGTAATGACCTAAAATGGGCAGCAAACAGGTAGGAAACCCCCATCCTGCTTggttcaatcccttcccccacttGACTGACCGTCACAACGTCCGCTCGATTTCCCGTGTTTTCTTTGACTGTCACAAGGCTTACCTCTGAAATCCATAAGAAAAAGAAAACCCTTCCCCGTTTTGCAAGAGCTGTTTGTTTTTAAATCGCGGGCGAGTGAAAAGCGAGTGCCCTCGCTCTACAAAAACCAAACCAGACACCTTTGGCCAGGAAGCTGTGTCAGCGTTCACGGGGAAGAGGCGGTGATGGGGGATACAGGCAGCCCATATCCCTCATTAAATGCCGGacgaggacagggagagaggcagaaggctttcggcttttaaaaaaaaacacagggaaAACTTTCAAATCAGACCCGTTTGctcgggttgccaactctggtcggACATATTCCTGGGAGGCTCCGTCAAACATGTCACTCCTTCGTCCGCTTCACCCATTCAagaggacctcttttcacccaTCTCCTTTTGGATAACAAAATGTACAAAGAAAATCGAACATACCTACATTTTTTTACTGTGCCCGTGATTCCCCACCTCCAccaactacccccccccaccccctctacacgccccccccccctccacaacaGTGTCCTGGAGGTTAGAAGCTTCAATTGCTGGAGGCTGTAGGGAGTTGTGGGAGGTGCAAGGCCACATCCCACAGGCCAGTTCACTGGCCTAATTTAAAACGAGGCCTCGGCCCTACCTGGGGCCCCCAGGAACAGTTTGTGCAGTCAGGCTGGTGCTGTTCAAGTGCCCATACCagggggttgtagggctgaaggagattgcagagatagggaggtggaggggggggtcgaGGGCAAGGAGGGACTTGAAAGCAAAGGGTAAGAATGTTAAAtttgaggtggtgggtggggggtggggtggaggggccaGAAGCCAGCGAGCACAGTCTTGTTCCATATCGAAAAGCCGGGAGATTGGTAAACGAGGTCTTGTTTCCatcctccctcagacacaccttgTCACACGGTGAGTGTTTAATATATTTCAGCCTGTTATACGGCTGAATACCAGGGGACGAATTCCAAGAGATACAGAATCAGGGTGGGTGAGGAAATGGAGTTATAGATTTGACTATCAGCTTTTCCTCTCAGTGTAAATTAGAAAACACCATTTCGTAAATCACAGAAGTACCTTAAAAAACAGAAAGGTCCTTTTTTTAATCTGGGGTTTTTGGTTTTGTCCAGTAACATTGTGAAAGGCCAGGCTAATTTGGATGGACGGCAGTCTTAGTGTACACACAGACGtgctcgcacacaaacacacacgcacacgcacacacactcacacaagcgtGCACCCATTGCCCCCACACAGCCAATGGTGAATGGACCATCACATTTACGCCCTGTGTACTGTACAAAGCGTTGAGCTATCAACCCATACCCGCCATTAACCAAACACTGGGACACGGGTCAGAGAGTTCGTGAAGCTGAAGTAAATTCGGAGTCCAAACTGCCGCAGATTAGGTACTGCTTCCCCGCAAGGTTCAAGGTAACAGTTCTGTCCTTGGCGATGTACAAGGTGCAGGGTATAGGCTGCCGTCCCCAAGCCATGACCTGTAAACTTTGACCTTTGACTCGCTGCTCAGTTGTAAAGATCATCATCTCCCTCTTCACGATACAGGTTCCCTCCGCTCCCTCCATCACTACTCCCCTGTCCACTGTTTGGATTGGCAGATGGAAACCTAGAAGAGGAAAGGGAACAGATATTAATGGGACTTTGAGAAGGATTATGGACAATgttgaagggaaagagagagagcgagagcgcgagagagatagagagcgcgagagggggagagacattGCCAAAACTTTtcgtctttcactcatcaggacaaaggcaagaattccaaatttcaaatgattgcaacaagttatactacaggagaaaaggctgctgattggttggcaagttgagtctatttggctgaggtgttgccagagAGAAAGCAACAAGGGGCTCTTGTAATTCAAAAAAGACGCGATGGGGCTTGAtcatgttccttttgtttgcagaggtcTCTACATATGAAGGTATGTGGCTTTGGATTAGGGATTATGGAGACTATGGGCTTAATGTCCGTGATGTTAAGACTCATGGTCTTTCTGGGACAGATGTGAACAGCAGACCCATCAGAAAGTTCCCTTTGAAAATCTCCTCCCATATTGTAAAGGTAATGACTACTCTttaaattaacaaaaaaaaacacactggCTGGTTCGAGATATTGCAAAGGTGTGAAAGGCGCCATAAAAATGCAAGTCGGTCTTTCTCTGTCGGCACAGATTCCACACGTAGGAGCCGGTGGGAGAAGCGACCTGAGTACCACTGGCTCAGTGAACGGCACTCTCGGCTGTGGGTCCAAGTCCCAGACCAGAGGTTTTTAGAGGTCAGAATCCAGTCTGgcacttcagtgctgcactgagggagtgctgcagccccggaggtgctgtcttttggatgaggcattttAACTgaggacacccccacccccgcgcccccccccacccccaccgtctgccctctcaggtaggcGTACGAGACCCCACCTActtcactattttgaagaggggaGGCATTCTCTCCGGCGCCCCCccaccaatatttacccctcaaccaaggtcgctgaaatagattatctggtcaagtGTCaccatcgctgtttgtgggagcttgctgtgcgcaaaatggGGCTGCCTCATTTCCTGTATCGCAACAGTGCTTCAAAAGTGTTTAGTCGGGTTCGGTGgggggcgctatataaatgcaaagctCTCTCCGCGCGGAGTGTTACAACGCGCTCCGAGCGACACCTGAAGTTCCCGAAGCCTCggctctgttggagggtctggGCGAACATCTCGTATTTCCTGATGTCGTTGTCGCTGACCGATCGGCGTCCGAACCTCATGGCCTCCTCAAAGTGGTCACGGCGAATCTCAGGGACAGGATCGTAGTCGTCCTCCTGTTTTTAAAACACAAAAAGgcagggccatgggggtggataTTCAAACCGGATTCCCCTCCGGCCCCCCCCACCATCCAGCTCTGCAGGTGGGAATGATCAGGACAGGATCCTACAATGGAAGTAGGtcaaagggggttggggggtcggggtggggggcaaCATTCAATTTTATAAAGAGTCGTTTCATTGAGTATCAGCAAATTGGTGAAGGACAGACATCAACTCACAACCCCTGTTCCTTTCTCTACTGGCCGACAATTTCGCTAGACTGGGTATCTCTTAGTGTGATCCGCTagatttctccctccccctcaccgtCCAGCTcaaacattgtgtgtgtgagaacactAAAGGAACATGCTGTCTGAGCTGGTGGTGAACATCAGGGGCATGTCTTTAGCTGTCTGGGCCCcgagctctggaactccctccctcattctcctcgGGGGGGGGA
Proteins encoded in this region:
- the LOC121271185 gene encoding prostaglandin E2 receptor EP1 subtype-like codes for the protein MDLVRCSMSQYANMTALYQDFVNANSSIPQTNTSILRCSEVAAPSAKSVAIPIFSMTLGALSNIIALVILIKSYARFRRRSKATFLLFASSLVLTDFAGHIIPGALVLRLYSEGIDSEGPMCQFLGSCLVFFGLCPLFLGCIMAIERCVGVTRPLLHSAVVTSTRTKLTVVGLWLVAGFVAFLPFMSFGSYGVQWPRTWCFISVGPNPLWTDYAFTLLFSFLGVMALLISLICNTISGVTLIQARIKKQNFNRRTKSHDIEMVVQLIGIMMVSCICWSPLLVIVGLNRIQNVKEDGWSSFLGVRMASWNQILDPWVYILLRRAVLRKIYKMFVRKTDFNKSKFDRWEVSSFQSSERSVVNRF